One segment of Solanum lycopersicum chromosome 1, SLM_r2.1 DNA contains the following:
- the LOC101263545 gene encoding disease resistance protein RPM1-like — translation MADCAVVFILDKLTNLLAEEAILLQGVKHDIQYIKDELERMIAFLGVADAFEEGDAEVKVWVRQVRDVANDIEDVLDESMLLSYDHHYRGSCCFIAKLVFSIRNIKFRHKLVVEIQAIKSRVDNIAMGHQRYRYKLYVPEQGSNSNHAYDAANDRRGDALLLEEAELVGIENPTQQLIGWLVEDDPRLKVVSVVGMGGSGKTTLVKKVYEDATVKKNFNSLAWITVSKSFKVEEVLKDMIQQLYDEVKQPAPEGLNTMSSNRLKTIAKVFLQSRTYVLVFDDVWSIQAWEAIRYALPDVNDGSRVILTTRLLDVASFCSIETNGYVYEVKPLSTEESWILFCQKAFHGFSCPSHLESISRNILKKCGGLPLAIVAVGGVLATKNRNNIREWGMLNHSLGPELDCNDKFESMRIVLLLSFNDLPYYLKPCFLYLSIYPEDYLIERNTLIYRWITEGFVKQKERRTVEDVADGYLNELINRSLIHPVQYNDDGSMKLGRIHDLYRELILSKSRDDNFTATVDEHNKLWPEKTRRLSMHGMLGNLQVKRSVTKLRSLLTFGVADPQSLSCISQVLGSSRMLRVLDLRGAPLKMIPETVFQLFHLRYLSLRNTNVKVLPRSIGRLKQLEILDLKQTHVTELPVEILKLENLRHLLVYSHVSYSYLPYNCSPGFKAFRGIGALRALQKLVYIEATPGSGILREVGMLGELRRLCILKLRKEDGRTVCSSIQKLRKLESLNLKSVEEHEILDLSYMASPPPLLQRLYLTGHIVKLPAWIQDLNSLVKIYFRWTHLSEDPLKYLQDLPNLVHLEFLVGYTGRELYFEQGKFQRLKLLNFDMLEGLRQVTIGEGAVPHLEKLVIQRCALLETVPTGIECLLNLKVLEFFDMPDEFIMTLRPDKLGADAWKVSHIREVFYTYWRDGCWMVHSLKEKENNHISDPSGAVTRTYGRRNSL, via the coding sequence ATGGCAGACTGTGCTGTCGTTTTCATACTTGACAAACTCACAAACTTATTAGCTGAAGAAGCAATATTGCTTCAGGGAGTCAAGCATGATATACAGTATATCAAAGATGAATTGGAGAGAATGATAGCCTTTCTTGGTGTGGCTGATGCTTTCGAAGAGGGAGATGCTGAGGTCAAAGTTTGGGTTAGGCAAGTGAGAGATGTTGCTAATGACATTGAGGATGTTCTTGATGAGTCCATGCTCTTGTCGTATGATCATCACTATCGTGGATCTTGTTGTTTCATTGCTAAATTGGTTTTCTCAATCAGAAACATCAAATTCCGCCATAAACTTGTCGTTGAAATCCAAGCCATCAAATCAAGAGTTGACAATATTGCAATGGGCCATCAGAGGTATCGTTACAAACTTTATGTCCCGGAGCAAGGTTCAAATTCTAACCATGCCTACGATGCTGCAAATGATCGCAGAGGTGATGCATTATTGTTAGAAGAAGCTGAGCTTGTGGGCATTGAAAATCCCACACAGCAGCTAATCGGTTGGCTCGTGGAGGATGATCCTAGACTTAAGGTGGTTTCGGTGGTGGGAATGGGAGGTTCAGGAAAGACCACCCTGGTTAAGAAAGTGTATGAGGATGCAACAGTCAAGAAAAACTTCAATAGTCTTGCTTGGATAACAGTTTCCAAGTCCTTCAAGGTTGAGGAAGTTTTGAAAGATATGATTCAACAGCTCTACGATGAAGTGAAGCAGCCAGCACCTGAAGGTCTAAACACCATGAGTAGTAACAGACTAAAAACAATTGCGAAAGTATTCCTGCAATCAAGAACATATGTGCTAGTTTTTGATGATGTTTGGAGCATTCAAGCTTGGGAAGCTATCAGATATGCATTGCCTGATGTAAATGACGGAAGTCGTGTTATCCTCACAACACGTCTTTTGGATGTGGCTTCCTTTTGTAGCATAGAGACCAATGGCTATGTTTATGAGGTGAAACCCTTGTCTACTGAAGAGTCATGGATTCTTTTCTGCCAAAAGGCATTTCATGGCTTTTCATGTCCTTCACATTTGGAGAGCATTTCAAGGAACATCTTGAAAAAATGTGGTGGATTGCCGCTGGCTATTGTGGCCGTTGGTGGGGTTTTGGCTACAAAGAACAGGAACAACATTAGGGAATGGGGAATGCTTAATCACAGCCTTGGCCCTGAACTGGATTGCAATGACAAATTTGAGAGTATGAGAATAGTTTTGTTACTCAGTTTCAATGATCTCCCCTACTATCTTAAGCCATGTTTCCTGTATTTGAGCATTTATCCTGAGGATTATCTAATTGAGCGCAATACACTGATCTACCGGTGGATAACGGAAGGATTTGTAAAACAAAAAGAACGGAGGACAGTTGAAGACGTTGCAGACGGCTATCTCAATGAGCTCATCAACAGAAGCTTGATCCACCCTGTGCAGTACAATGATGACGGTAGCATGAAATTGGGTAGGATTCATGATCTGTACCGCGAGCTTATTCTATCAAAATCAAGAGATGATAACTTTACTGCAACAGTTGATGAGCATAATAAATTGTGGCCTGAAAAAACTCGACGGCTTTCAATGCATGGCATGTTGGGGAACCTACAAGTGAAAAGGTCAGTCACTAAACTTCGCTCTTTGCTTACATTTGGTGTAGCAGATCCACAGTCCTTGTCTTGCATAAGTCAAGTGCTTGGTAGCTCCCGGATGCTAAGGGTTTTAGATTTGAGAGGAGCTCCTCTAAAAATGATTCCAGAGACAGTCTTCCAATTGTTTCACTTAAGGTATTTAAGCTTGAGGAATACCAATGTGAAAGTACTTCCAAGATCCATTGGAAGACTCAAACAGCTAGAAATATTAGATCTCAAGCAGACACATGTCACTGAGTTGCCTGTGGAGATTTTAAAACTTGAAAATCTCCGTCACCTTTTAGTCTATAGCCATGTATCCTATTCGTATCTTCCTTACAACTGTTCACCAGGTTTTAAGGCTTTCCGAGGAATTGGAGCTTTGAGAGCCTTGCAGAAACTTGTGTATATTGAGGCCACCCCTGGCAGTGGCATACTTAGAGAAGTAGGAATGTTGGGTGAACTGAGACGACTTTGTATTCTGAAGTTGAGAAAAGAAGATGGGAGGACAGTGTGCTCATCAATTCAAAAGCTCCGCAAGCTGGAGTCTTTAAATCTTAAATCGGTGGAAGAGCATGAGATACTTGATCTTTCTTACATGGCATCTCCTCCGCCTCTTCTTCAGCGCCTGTATTTGACAGGACACATTGTTAAGTTGCCTGCGTGGATTCAAGATCTTAATTCCTTAGTCAAAATTTACTTCAGGTGGACTCATTTATCAGAAGATCCACTGAAATATCTCCAAGATTTGCCCAATCTTGTCCATCTTGAATTTCTTGTAGGATACACCGGAAGGGAACTGTACTTTGAGCAAGGCAAGTTTCAAAGGCTTAAGCTTTTAAATTTTGACATGTTGGAAGGACTAAGGCAGGTGACAATCGGGGAAGGTGCAGTACCTCATCTTGAGAAGCTGGTTATCCAGCGATGTGCTTTGCTTGAGACCGTGCCAACTGGAATAGAGTGCCTCCTAAATCTGAAGGTTCTTGAATTCTTTGACATGCCTGATGAATTTATCATGACGTTGCGTCCAGACAAACTAGGTGCTGATGCTTGGAAAGTTTCACATATCCGTGAAGTATTCTATACATATTGGAGGGACGGTTGTTGGATGGTACATTCactaaaggaaaaggaaaacaatCACATTTCTGATCCATCTGGAGCTGTGACTAGGACCTATGGAAGGCGAAATTCACTCTAA